The following proteins are encoded in a genomic region of Nonomuraea muscovyensis:
- a CDS encoding hemerythrin domain-containing protein — protein sequence MSVDTQDMEIVHRVLRRESRLLMELVAAVTPGDTARAKVIADHFRVYRLGLRNHHEGEDELLWPPLLSRVDLEADIVLRMQAQHERIAATLTRLDAAVPAWEATAGADERDTLVAALSEHRSVLLEHLDDEEATLLPLAAKHITQQEWASLGDHLVNNTPKLTLLTLFGAVLEDANPAERAIVLGGLPAPVRVIWHVVGRHRYARHIRRVRG from the coding sequence ATGAGCGTCGACACCCAGGACATGGAGATCGTCCACCGCGTGCTCCGCCGTGAGTCACGGCTGCTGATGGAGCTCGTCGCGGCCGTCACCCCGGGTGACACCGCTCGCGCCAAGGTGATCGCCGACCACTTCCGCGTCTACCGGCTGGGCCTGCGCAACCATCACGAGGGCGAGGACGAGCTGCTGTGGCCGCCGCTGCTTTCCCGGGTGGACCTGGAGGCCGACATCGTCCTGCGCATGCAGGCCCAGCACGAACGCATCGCGGCCACCCTGACCAGGCTGGACGCCGCGGTCCCCGCCTGGGAGGCCACCGCGGGCGCCGACGAACGCGACACCCTCGTGGCCGCCCTGTCCGAGCACCGCTCGGTCCTGCTGGAACACCTCGACGACGAGGAGGCCACCCTCCTCCCGCTCGCGGCCAAGCACATCACACAACAGGAGTGGGCCTCCCTGGGCGACCACCTGGTGAACAACACTCCCAAGCTCACCCTGCTCACGCTCTTCGGCGCCGTCCTGGAAGACGCGAACCCGGCCGAGCGCGCCATCGTCCTCGGCGGCCTGCCCGCCCCGGTCCGCGTCATCTGGCACGTCGTCGGCCGCCACCGCTACGCCCGCCACATCCGCCGTGTCCGCGGCTGA
- a CDS encoding DUF4267 domain-containing protein: MSLKKLNTVLATAVVLFTLYLGLSFVLPLETSFPGLPNWPSGDSGFPIVKGSREIAMGLAMGVLLVTGHRRALGWVLLMVAVAPFGDMVNVLAHHGSTAAAFGIHGLTSALIAVTGVLIVRETSKARKAQEAAAQPA, translated from the coding sequence ATGTCGCTGAAGAAGCTCAACACCGTCCTGGCCACCGCCGTCGTCCTGTTCACCCTCTACCTCGGGTTGTCGTTCGTCCTGCCCCTCGAGACGTCCTTCCCGGGCCTGCCGAACTGGCCCTCTGGCGACAGCGGCTTCCCTATCGTTAAGGGCAGCCGCGAAATCGCGATGGGCCTGGCCATGGGCGTCCTGCTGGTGACGGGTCACCGCCGCGCCCTGGGCTGGGTCCTGCTGATGGTGGCCGTCGCCCCGTTCGGCGACATGGTCAACGTCCTGGCTCACCATGGCTCCACGGCCGCCGCGTTCGGCATCCACGGCCTGACCTCGGCGTTGATCGCGGTCACGGGAGTGCTGATCGTCCGCGAGACCAGCAAGGCGCGCAAGGCCCAGGAGGCCGCCGCGCAGCCCGCCTGA